In a genomic window of Candidatus Bathyarchaeota archaeon:
- a CDS encoding NUDIX hydrolase — protein MSAMKKYTGKTSTAIIPYPNNQILLIKRKTRPFVGYWALPGGRMDPEELIEQTVIREVKEETGLDAEIVCKVGEYVERGIKDDIDYEYYPTCFVVKPTGGELRKQDSEIQEMQLFSLDRLPTPLAFEHERMLNDYRQQKQL, from the coding sequence ATGAGCGCAATGAAGAAATATACTGGAAAAACCTCAACAGCCATAATCCCCTACCCAAACAACCAAATCCTGCTTATCAAACGTAAAACCCGCCCCTTCGTGGGATACTGGGCACTACCCGGCGGCAGAATGGACCCCGAAGAACTCATAGAACAAACCGTCATCCGAGAAGTCAAAGAAGAAACTGGGCTCGACGCCGAAATCGTCTGCAAAGTCGGCGAATACGTTGAACGCGGCATAAAAGACGACATCGACTACGAATATTACCCCACCTGCTTTGTAGTTAAGCCCACCGGGGGCGAACTAAGAAAGCAGGACAGCGAAATCCAAGAAATGCAACTTTTTAGCCTTGACAGGTTGCCGACTCCGTTGGCTTTTGAGCATGAAAGGATGCTAAACGATTACCGTCAACAGAAGCAGCTATAG
- a CDS encoding Nre family DNA repair protein encodes MTTATTATSNTSNPNNWLVDFIKNVNHSALDQQRITTRNESSLCVICKGARFLCGKTRCPIMVKVNTFLKTVPLMSTEDIDGMSPPSVFIGRIGYPNVYAGPLVPPVHEDTAIYDLPERWFGKSMDEIVGFRSLLVRGKHRVNVTKMGEAGKILEQTRELALVDTSVDIELNLTKKPRGSIYLDDDVQPFGPSAPIRDLRVGNARYDDKIEKAYYDTDLLATNAVVELYSRGVMVSKIQKAFSVGAFGVEKNRRLVPTRWSITAVDDIISKNLVQKVKTFPEINEYRVYESIYLDNVFEILMIPGQWSYESMEAWYPGTVWNPAGSNVAIFSDWEGNNGRTTYASIGGCYYSARLAICEQLQKERRQGTAIVLREARPGYIMPIGVWQVRENVRNAMKQKPYKFNTLAAALQFLSGKFEIPLQRWITQSELLKRALFQKKISDFFSG; translated from the coding sequence ATGACTACAGCCACAACCGCCACCAGCAACACAAGTAACCCTAACAATTGGCTAGTGGATTTTATAAAAAACGTTAACCACTCTGCACTTGACCAGCAGCGCATAACCACACGCAATGAGAGCAGCCTCTGCGTTATCTGTAAGGGAGCCCGTTTCTTATGCGGTAAAACCCGATGCCCCATAATGGTGAAAGTCAACACCTTTCTCAAAACCGTACCTCTCATGTCCACCGAAGACATTGATGGTATGTCCCCGCCCAGCGTCTTCATCGGTCGAATAGGTTACCCAAACGTTTACGCTGGCCCCCTTGTGCCCCCAGTGCACGAAGACACTGCCATCTATGACTTGCCTGAGCGTTGGTTTGGGAAATCTATGGATGAAATTGTAGGGTTCCGAAGCCTTCTGGTCCGCGGAAAACACCGCGTTAACGTGACAAAGATGGGGGAAGCAGGCAAGATTTTGGAGCAGACCCGCGAGTTAGCCTTAGTTGACACAAGCGTAGACATCGAACTCAACCTCACCAAAAAACCCCGCGGCTCCATCTATCTTGATGATGACGTGCAGCCCTTTGGTCCATCAGCGCCCATACGTGACCTCCGCGTGGGCAACGCACGCTACGATGACAAAATCGAGAAAGCCTATTACGATACGGATTTGCTGGCAACCAATGCTGTAGTTGAGTTGTATAGCCGCGGCGTTATGGTTTCAAAGATTCAAAAAGCATTTAGCGTCGGCGCGTTTGGGGTGGAAAAAAATAGGCGACTGGTTCCAACACGCTGGAGCATAACAGCCGTAGACGACATTATTAGCAAAAACCTTGTGCAGAAGGTCAAAACCTTCCCCGAAATCAACGAATACCGCGTGTACGAATCCATCTATCTTGATAACGTGTTTGAGATTCTGATGATTCCGGGACAGTGGAGTTACGAGTCGATGGAGGCATGGTACCCCGGCACAGTCTGGAACCCTGCAGGCTCTAACGTCGCCATCTTTAGTGACTGGGAAGGAAATAATGGACGCACAACCTACGCCTCAATCGGCGGCTGCTACTATAGCGCACGTTTAGCCATCTGTGAGCAACTCCAAAAAGAACGGCGCCAAGGAACCGCAATCGTTCTACGCGAAGCACGCCCCGGCTACATTATGCCCATTGGCGTCTGGCAAGTCCGCGAAAACGTCCGCAACGCCATGAAACAAAAACCCTACAAATTCAACACGCTCGCGGCTGCATTGCAGTTTTTAAGCGGAAAATTCGAGATACCCCTGCAAAGATGGATAACGCAAAGCGAGTTGCTAAAGAGGGCGCTTTTCCAAAAGAAAATCAGCGACTTCTTCAGTGGATAG